A window of the Ostrea edulis chromosome 1, xbOstEdul1.1, whole genome shotgun sequence genome harbors these coding sequences:
- the LOC125664041 gene encoding sphingomyelin phosphodiesterase-like gives MVKMDGPLVLVFSLLAVILVGSSSKLLFSSLRHDKHQAVEHSATPTHPKFQSYKYKTECGILADLSFIGCEVCTLAVDGLQDLVKKQSSQEDIVEFMTFICQKFKIEDDRVCGAIIQEYKDEFIGVALRLVLTPAEVCGILLGENCGTPYDPNELWNVTLPNTPKPPVTPRVLPKPGSPTLRILHLSDIHLDPGYQVSSKVDCGEPLCCRQGDGKPAQGKRAAGVWGTAASCDVPFNLVESLFQHLNSIQDQFDVVYFTGDLPPHNVWNQSRDDQVNALQQFTNFCLKYLPKKQIYNTLGNHESAPVNSFPPPFIDDKNAISWLYNSVAESWKHWLPQDTMATIKRGGFYTVKMGDKLRLISLNMNYCNNGNWWLLINTTDPTGQLQWLVDTLQQAEDNQEKVHIIGHIHPGGGSCLKAWSWNYYRIINRYENSIAGQYFGHSHTDWYEVFYDDVTFKRPTSVLYIPGSVTTFTDLNPGFRIYVNDGVYKNTSWTTLDFTNYYLNLTEVNLTNKPVWRKEYNAKDTYGLKSLFPEDWSELIYRMKANDTLFQTFYRHYYKNAVPPSCTGQCKTDLLCDLKSGRSHDPSLCDDIRS, from the exons atggtcaaaatgGACGGACCACTTGTGTTAGTTTTCTCACTCTTGGCAGTCATTTTAGTTGGATCTTCATCAAAACTGTTATTCTCCTCTCTCCGTCACGACAAGCACCAAGCCGTGGAGCACAGTGCCACCCCTACACATCCCAAGTTTCAGTCCTATAAGTATAAGACTGAGTGTGGGATACTGGCGGATCTAAGTTTTATCGGTTGCGAGGTGTGTACATTGGCTGTAGACGGATTGCAGGATTTAGTGAAGAAACAAAGCTCACAGGAAGACATTGTGGAGTTTATGACGTTTATCTGTCAAAAGTTCAAAATTGAGGACGACAGAGTTTGTGGCGCGATCATCCAGGAGTACAAG GACGAGTTTATCGGGGTTGCCTTACGCCTCGTTTTGACCCCTGCTGAGGTGTGTGGAATCCTCTTGGGTGAAAATTGTGGCACGCCATATGACCCTAACGAACTGTGGAACGTGACTCTTCCCAACACTCCCAAACCTCCAGTTACACCGAGGGTCCTGCCCAAG CCAGGGTCACCTACACTTCGCATTCTTCACCTGTCCGACATTCATCTGGACCCTGGATATCAAGTCAGTTCAAAGGTCGACTGTGGGGAACCTCTCTGCTGTCGCCAAGGAGACGGTAAACCAG CCCAAGGAAAACGTGCAGCTGGTGTGTGGGGGACGGCGGCTTCGTGTGACGTACCGTTCAACCTGGTGGAGAGTCTGTTTCAACACCTGAACTCTATACAGGATCAG TTTGATGTTGTGTATTTTACTGGTGACCTGCCACCGCATAATGTGTGGAACCAGTCAAGAGATGACCAAGTTAATGCACTACAACAGTTCACAAACTTTTGTCTCAAATACCTTCCAAAGAAACAAATTTACAACACACTGGGGAATCACGAGAGTGCCCCCGTCAACAG CTTTCCACCCCCCTTTATTGACGACAAAAACGCCATCTCGTGGCTGTATAACTCCGTCGCCGAATCATGGAAGCATTGGTTACCACAAGACACGATGGCCACTATCAAAAG AGGGGGATTCTACACAGTGAAAATGGGTGACAAGCTGCGTCTAATCTCACTAAATATGAATTACTGCAACAATGGAAATTG GTGGTTACTGATCAACACGACCGACCCGACAGGTCAGCTACAGTGGCTAGTGGACACACTGCAACAAGCCGAGGACAACCAGGAAAAG GTTCATATTATCGGTCACATACATCCGGGTGGCGGAAGTTGCCTCAAAGCGTGGAGTTGGAACTACTACAGAATCATTAACAG GTATGAAAACTCCATAGCAGGTCAATACTTCGGCCATAGCCACACCGACTGGTATGAGGTTTTCTACGATGACGTCACATTTAAACGACCGACCAGCGTTCTCTATATACCCGGAAGTGTCACCACGTTTACTGATCTGAATCCTGGGTTCAGAATCTACGTGAACGATGGGGTTTACAAAAATACCTCCTGG ACAACATTAGATTTCACTAACTACTACTTGAATCTGACAGAAGTTAACCTGACCAATAAACCTGTATGGAGGAAAGAATACAACGCCAAG GATACATACGGTCTGAAGAGTTTGTTTCCGGAGGATTGGAGCGAGTTGATTTACCGGATGAAGGCCAACGATACACTTTTCCAGACCttttacag ACATTATTACAAGAATGCTGTTCCTCCATCTTGTACAGGTCAGTGTAAAACTGATCTCCTATGTGACCTCAAGTCAGGAAGGTCACACGACCCAAGTTTGTGTGATGACATCCGATCTTAG